The sequence CGACTATCGTGATCCTGACACAGGCGCGATGCCTTCGTTTAAGTTGGATACCGGAGCTGTTCTCGCTGCGTTTGGGAAATATAGCGACGACGTAAATACTCGTTTTAATAACAAGCCCGACCTGAAATCATTCATACAGGTAGTTAAACGTCAAGATACTGAGAAGAATGTTGATATCACGTTGACTAACGATACCATCAACATAGAGCTACCTGTGGATATGTTTACCGACTTCGTTGCATTTAACCAGGATCAGTATAGAGGCATTTTCTACACATCTTTGATTTTTAATGCTCTTGTAAAAGGCATTTTGAATCTTGAAAAGAAAGAAGACTCTACATGGGCTGATAGTATTAAGGCTATGGTCGAGGCGAGTCCTGATAAATACAAAGGCTTGTCATTAGATGAACCAACTGATGCTGTTGATATTGCAACTATTATGCTATCAAATATAGCATATGGGTCACCTTACGATTTGTTATTTAAGTGTATTAATGAACTCCAAGTATAACAGGAATAGATATGGAATTACAAAGAATTTTTACACCAGAATATGTCAATCAGTTGGTAAACGACATAAATCCCGATAACTATAAAGGCGATATTGCTATTTATAATGCCAATGAAGTTAGGCGCTTAAAGGGAGTAGAGAAGCCAGATGGGTTATTGGAGAAAATGCTGAATGCTGCTGATGAATATGAAGCAGCTATACATCTGTACGAGGCATATAAAAGCATCAGTCCAGTTGTTGCTGCCAGCCGCTCGTTCTGGATATATCTTACGCATGTTGATTTGTTTAAGTATGTTAAGCGCGAATGGCCCTATTTGGAGATTTACGAGGTAGATCATAAATTCAGAAAACAGAAAAGGGGTGATAAACGTTCAGAAACAGATATGAAAAAATATATTCTCGATCATTGGATGATTTCCCCTAATGGTTTAATGAGAACTTCATTGATGAATCTGTGGTGGTCTGTATATCTTACTGTCGATGAGTCATTGGGTGATGACCATAAATACGATCTTACGAAGGTATTCTTCAGTAATAACGGTATGCGTACTCGAAGATTGGGAACAGGTCATCTTGGCCGCAATAAAGAAGCTCTTAAGGGTATACTTACTTTTATGAAAGACAATCCTGATGTTTTCGAAAGTGGTTTGGAGAATCGTATGATTTGGATAACTCGCCATTTTAATCTAATTGGCGGTACAAAGCCTTTGGCAAATCTACCTTACACTTTCTTTAAGCGCGAACTTGAAAAGAATCGTGATCTTTTGAAGGGTATTAGCAAACGAGAAGATGTGATGGGACCAAATGCTATTATCTAGTAAATAAGCGTCGGGATATTGTCCTGACGCTTATTACTTATTTGTCATTTCTTCGGCTGCTTTTAGCATCGGGAAATCCTCTTCATGCTGATATCGCTGTATCGGTACCAAGTGTAACACTGTAATCGGTACCATGCTAGCGCTGCAATCGGTACCGTCCGTATCGCTGCAAACGGTACCATGATCATCGGCTCTGCCTAACTGGGTGCAAAGATAATTATTTTTTCTTTTTCTGACGCATAGAATCACCTTTTAATTCAATTTTATTCGCATTTGACACCAATCTGTCCATGATGGCATCGGCCAGAGTGGGATCTCCTATGTAGTCATACCATTTATTAATAGGCAGCTGAGAGACGATGATAACGGACTTCCTCTCATACCTTTCTTCTAGTATCTGCAGCATGGCCAGACGTGTGTTGGTGTCCATTGGTTGCAGTCCAAAGTCATCGAGTAT is a genomic window of Xylanibacter ruminicola 23 containing:
- a CDS encoding DUF6339 family protein, with the translated sequence MELQRIFTPEYVNQLVNDINPDNYKGDIAIYNANEVRRLKGVEKPDGLLEKMLNAADEYEAAIHLYEAYKSISPVVAASRSFWIYLTHVDLFKYVKREWPYLEIYEVDHKFRKQKRGDKRSETDMKKYILDHWMISPNGLMRTSLMNLWWSVYLTVDESLGDDHKYDLTKVFFSNNGMRTRRLGTGHLGRNKEALKGILTFMKDNPDVFESGLENRMIWITRHFNLIGGTKPLANLPYTFFKRELEKNRDLLKGISKREDVMGPNAII